The segment GATTTGTCATACCTCCTTTGTGTCCACTACAGGAACCCATTTAAATATTCTTAATGATGTATCTCCAACTGTGACCCATTTCTTCTCCCTGAAATAGAGGAATTGTGTAACAGGTTTCCCATAAACATGACTTAAAAGCTCTATCAAGTTTCCATGTTAAAAATGCAACCATGCAGAAAAAAGCACTTATCAAGTTTCCATTTGGAGAAAGTTTAAAGGCTCCTCTAAGAGCTGCTTTTTCGGGACATGTGGGATTACAAAGTCCATTTGTTGATGAGTTGAACTCTATCCAATATCCCcatttatttaaatcacaaaaGTGTTTAGTTTTTGCTGGGCTAAACCCTGAGAGAATGTGCTTTTTCTTGCACAGTAATTGAATAATAAActtacaagtatatatatatatatatatatatatatatatatatatatatatatatatatatatatatatatatatatatatatatataaacatttttgggGTTACTGGCAGACCTAAATATGCTTCATCAGAACATAAAGAAAGCTTTTAAAAGTCCTCTCTGGACCCGCCTCTTTTTGCCACTTGTCCCATGAGAAAACAAAGACAAGCCGTTGACATTGGCTGTCTCTTGTGTCAATCAAACGGCATCCTCTTATAAAACTCCTCCTCCTTTCCGACTGAAGTTTctcttttgaaaaacatttctCTCTATTAAAGTATTTGTGACGCTGCCCGTCATACTCACCATCTCCGTACTTTCTCGATAGCCGCCATCACTTTCTTAATGTCATCTTTAGCGCGGCTTCGGGTCTCCGCGCGGACCGAGCGACCCGACATTTCTGAATTTTATCAGTGCTCTTACTGGAATCGTGTCGGTCTCGCAGTCTGGCTTCGCTAATCTCGCATCGCGAGAACTCATGACTCCACTTTCCAGGGCTTCTTGACAGGTCCCACCTACTTATTGAGGGCACAGGTGGCTGTTGTGGATTTATTTCTTACGTTTTTTGGTAACTTTATTGCCGCTAGTCACATATATCACTCAACGACCGATGGCCCAAcccatcttgtaaaatgtgtacttatttttaatcaaaatgctttaatataatttaaaaaggtcaaagttaatttcaaaataaaagtctttcagatctattcttattttttaaatgaattaagatattaaaatgtgttgtgattattaaagttaatgttgaatattatatatgttaaTCGAGCGTAATACCAGCAATGTATAAgataaaatgtgataaaaccaAAACGCAAATGAGcttttttgtttgacatttagataaaaaaaagaatatacatatttttttaattgtttatatcatataataaataataatgaatacaatCAACAgaaaagtatatgtgtgtgtgtgtgtaaataaaaggGTGTTTCCATTTCAGTATGATTGTATTTTGCCTTTGTAGGACATATTTCCCCTTATTTCACCTTAAAAGCCACAAAGAGATGGCAGTAGAAAAATCGGTGAAAGAGGAACAAAAGTAATTGACAAATACTTAAAAACACccaatttattcaataaaatcagCATGCTAAATCAAATTAATTCTGCAACCAAAAACAGACTAAATTtccagtgaaatcaaatcagctttTAGTTCTTTGTTGCATTCAGCACTGTGTCCAGAGCATTCTGAGCATCTGTGATCTGCTGCTGGAGTCTCTGTCTCACTCCATCGTTTGAGGCTTTCTTCAGCATGGTCTGCATGTCCTGGATGGCAGCACGGTAACCGACTGCATTATGAAAGACGCGAATGGCACGGTCCCCACTACTCACTAGGAAGCGATTGTTGATGTCAAACTTAAGGTCTGTTATCTCTTCACTGTGAACACCGTGAAACTCCTCCTCTAGTTCACCAGTGCTGGCACTGTACATAGCTATATCAAAACCATTTGATATGGCTACTACACGACCGTCAGGAGACAGGGCAATGCGGCTACCCTCGGACACCTGACATGGCACGGTCCGGAGCAAATATGGGTCCTGCTTTTTCTTATACTCCACATCAGTGTCCCACAGCTTCCACGTGCCGTCTTTGGACACAGTCACCATTCTGTAAATGgaaatgatttaaatgttattaaataaagctAAATCTAAATTTAACAGAATCTAAAAATAAAGTATCTTCTATAATAATACATgctataatagtattattatattatagattcACTTATATAACTTAGTTatgcatttatgattttatttatagaaatatattaatattattatatgtttctGATCAATAGTAAAAGATGAGATGATCTTGCCTCCGAGAGTCGTTGGAGAAATCAAAGGAGTAAACCCCAGCCGAATGTCCCTTAAGGTCAAATGCACGGGCGACCTCTTTGAACTCCCCTGATTTAGCAAAGCAAACCTCCCAAACCTTCACATCAGGGGTGAAGCCGCAGGAAGCAACAAACCTAATGAGAAGGaaaacaaattgttttatttagatcTACATTATTACCACTGATGCGCCACATAAATCTTTGTATGACTCTTAGTGGTGCAAAGAGGTTTTCATCAAAGAAAGGAACACTTTTAACTACATTAAAAATGTCAATTCAGATTGTAATTGCTCCAAAAAACATTTCACTAACATTATAAGTGTatatatcagtaaaaaaaaaatacatatgataCGAGCCCTAGAGGTTCTGGAGGTTTCAGAAAACTCACCTTCCACACGGTGAGACGGCAACATGCGAGTTGGTCATCTGATTCGTGTTAATAGTAGCTAAAGCTTCTCCCTTTAGATCCCAGATCACAATGGTGGTGTCAACAGAGGCAGACATTATAAATTTGCCTGAAAACAGAATATACAATTACTATTTAAGTCTTCTGTAAGATTGCTTAGCCTATGTGCATCCCATTTAGTTTAGCCTGCATTTAATTGCTGGAGTCCACCGACCGGTCTCTGCAATTCCGATGTTGATAACGATCCCTTTGTGTTTCTGAGGGAAATCCTCTGGGGCAGCTTTGAAATTGAATGTCCCATCATCCTTTTTAATCATCTTATAGATGCGAATGGTCTCTCCATTATCCAGCCAAGTGATAAATGCTCTAGGGACAAACACGAACCAGTCAGCAGCAATAACAGTTACTGAAAACGGTTAGATTTAACCTAATTGAACTGCGGGTATAAATGAAGCAGAACATACCGAGAGTCTGGGCTGAAGCGGACGAGTGTGGCATGGTCAAACTCAACGTTGGCCCGCAAGCACTTGTGATCTCGTTCCAGGAAGTCTTTCGTGCTCCAGATCCTGATGGTACGATCATCCGAGCAAGATGCAAGGTATTTGCCATTGCTACTAAAATCTAGGCAGGTGACATTACCACTGTGATTCTAAAAAGGAGAAATGAAACGCACAGAAAGGGCTTTGAAgacaacattttgaaatgtctttaCTTAACAAGCCTTGACAGTAAATGTTTACTAGATCTGATATTTAAGCAGGAATCACCTTCAGACTAGAAGCCAGTAGCGGGCTGAAGCGGACGAGTGTGGCATGGTCAAACTCAACGTTGGCCGCAAGCACTTGTGATCTCGTTCCAGGAAGTCTTTCGTGCTCCAGATCCTGATGGTACGATCATCCGAGCAAGATGCAAGGTATTTGCCATTGCTACTAAAATCTAGGCAGGTGACATTACCACTGTGATTCTAAAAAGGAGAAATGAAACGCACAGAAAAGGGCTTTGAAgacaacattttgaaatgtctttaCTTAACAAGCCTTGACAGTAAATGTTTACTAGATCTGATATTTAAGCAGGAATCACCTTCAGACTAGAAGCCAGTAGCTTGTGTGAGAATGTGTGCTGCTGCGGTTTCTCCTTACGGGGGGCGTGTTGATGCTTCTGCTTTTTGGAAGAAGCTTTCGCTGCATTTTCCTCCACTGAAACATTGATTGATTGTGAAGACATGACATAAAAATAGACTacttttaaaacataaacattgaCTAATTTAAAATACGCTACATTAGTGACAAGAACTCAACTTCAAAACTTGTTGGTAGGTGTGAGAGACATGCGTCGCTTACCGGAGCACTGGTGTCTTTCTTCTGTTCGTTCTGCTCAGATAACTCGCCTTTCTGTCTGCTAACAGCCACGACCACCAACAAAACCAGCGCACCTATCAGTAGTGATAGTGCAAAAATAGCTGCAAACTCCATTCTGGCGAGATCTGTGCCACGTTTTCACTCCTGGCACAAGCAAGCAAACTCAGTCCCCGGCTGTGAAGCTGCAgatttgtctttctctcttttctgtaaCTCGAGTCGCACTTAGTTCCACTTCACTCCAGTGAAACGCTGCAACACATAACCGTGATCTTCACTGACTATCCTTGTGCATCAAACTTCTCAGTCGTTACGCGACAGTCCCCTGTATTTGTTTCGTTATATAAATTACGTGTAGGTAATGAAATCTTAAATAgtctattttataatataattcattatattgTACAGAATCTAGTGACAAACGTTAACTCGCCACCGCGCAGGCGCGAGATTCTCTTCTTCCTTGTGGAGTGAATGACTTCGGTGAAGTTCGCGCTGTTAGCGCCACTAGCGGTGTGGAGTACAGCAGAGCAGAACTTTAGACCGATGTTAAATTCTTTGTTTGTCTTTGCATTTAGACCATGGATAATTAACGTGGAAGTTTTTAACAACtagataattatattatatttgtatagggatttttactatacaaatcatgtaaagcaactttacagaaaattaagtttctacaatatttagtagtcgcttatcagtggtgactgtcagtttatgtccATATGGCAGACATTTTCGGTAAAAACTAATCAAGGACGTAGTCAAACAGACTATGAACACTATTAAAAggaattattatatgatgcaatcacacttaaagcaatatttgttagttctgtatgttgtttcagggtttccATCATCTGAGCTCCTCTGAgaggttggcatcatctcttctcaggtgttctggatccagactggagcttgtgtaaatcctagttacgggCAAAACAGAGAACCAAATAGAGACacaattagcatagctgctgttccaaccaagtaaaatgtattagtttaacccaagttaaagaataagaatgtgcatttcatcagatataactgcagtccaaagTTATGAGTTGCATTATATGAATGCTTGGCTAAAGAGATgcgttttaatctagatttaaacagagagagtctGTCTGAGCCCAGaccattatcaggaaggctattctagagtttaggagccaaaaacgaaaaagctctacctcctttagtggactttgctatccaaggtactaccaaaagtccagcgttttgtgaccttagggagcttAACGGATTTTAGCGTTGgtaggctagttaggtatgcaggagctaaaccatttagagggcgtacaattaatttacattaatacaaattcaacaacaaaaaaaatacacctcCGAGACGAGcccatgcatgcatttattagaAGGCCAAcccatttgttttttaaaaggaaacaaaaaaatagcaaaaatttcCAGTTAGCACTTACAATACAATCTATCCACGTATGACATTTATATCGATTCATTCTTTTTGACATCATCAATCCACAGGTGCTACAGCATGGCATCATACAACAAATATAATCTgagttactatttaaaaaaaactaaggtCCCCGCTTCCTCTTAAATCATAATAGGacatttcatgcatttattaaaaaataaaataaaataagataatcaCCTCCAGGATCTTCATAATTTGTTGAAACTGTTTAATACATTCAAACAAAAGACTTGCACTGCCCTTATAGTCACAGTCAGACTTTCAACAACGAGAAGTGCTCAATTATTAACAAAACCTTTCATCATATTGGTCCTAACTCTTAACCAACTTCCAAAATTGGATCTTagctataaattatataatatatctaaTTTCTCAGTAGCTGAACATCTGTGTTGCTGTGGCGGTCTGTTGTTGGGGGAGGTCCCGTGACCTGCGGCTGAATCTGGTGCCTTTGTTCTGGCAGTGATTGTGGCTGTTCTGGGGGAGCCTGAGTGTCTGTCTGGGTTTCATCTATGGTGCTTGCATGAGCTCCGTCGGTCGATGCGACAGGCCTCCAGGTTAGAGCCGGCTGCTCCAGCTGGTGGGAGATCGGGTTGACGAAGGTAGTGAGGTTGATGAAATGTGCAACCGATTGTGGAGCTGCGGCCCCCGTGGATCCCACCGCCTCTGACTGGAGATCCGCCGGCCGGTTGTGCAGCATTGCCGAACCACTGACAGCATCGAATGTCACAGTGAGGATGGAGCTGTCCAGGGTGATGGGGCGATCGGTTGGAGCGAGGTGGCTGACAGCGACGGGCTGCAGGTTGCTGAACTGTGCAGAAGCGGGTGAGGTGATGGGGGTCACGGTGATGTTGGTCAAACTGACCGAGCTGGAGGGGGCTGGAGGGGCGCTGGGGTCGGCCAGCACTACCACCTGTGTGTGTACATTGGACAGAGGAGATCATTCAATATAATCGCATGAAACAACacttaaaatcaaagttgtattAAAAGTCATGGACTGGATTTCACAACCTCCTTTGCTTTAAGCAAAgtgaaacaaaatatttgatcattaattttttttttttactctcaggAATTGATTTGATCTAGGGAAACACTACAAATATTGATTGATATTAGATATTTATGTATTACTGTAATAAActgaaatgttaaatgtaatctttagtaaatctaaaaatatatatcctttttttaaaaccatatatTAATAAGTTATGATGAAGTTTTTGGTGTTTCATTTTTAActtggagcaaaaaaaaaattattatctgcCGATCATCAGTTTCAGCCATTACATGAAAATAGTTATATGTTTATCATCAGAATTTTCATATCGTTAATTGAATTGTTAAAAGAATCATTCTCAATGTGACCAGGAATGTACattatggaagtgaatggggttCACTTTTAAACTGATTGAATtcgatttaataacactgtagccggagctacttttctctgtttatgtctttCACGAATCATGCAGGCACTAGGCTATCTGCAGCAGTACCTACCCGAACCAGTCTAAAAcagtccaaatataaacacttatcataggtgtaccgtagtgattcaggacaagccaaaaacacggtttggaaaatggattcatggtataCTCActtatgtaaatgtacattttcaacacaaaaaAGTTGCAGCTTTAACTAAAACATGAATTAACTTTAGACCCACAGTATagaattttaattacattttgaacagAATCAGGCTCAATAAGGCCAGCAGTGTGCATTAACAAAATAAAGAGTGTTGATTcttatttcatgttgacttggcGTTTCTGATAGAACAAACCTGTTGAATGCTCTGCACGGCAGAGTTGGTTTCATCTCCCACAGTGGTGGAGAACTCCGTGGGTTTGCTGGTGAAGTCATCGTACTCGTCTGAATCAGACAGCTCAGGCTCATGAGGCAGGTGTTTTGCCCTCTTCTTGGAGTGATTGGAGTTCCTGGAGACTTTTTCTGCAGTGAGAGAGCCTTTCTCCAGAGTCAGAGAGGGCTGAACACCAGCGAGAATGACAAACAGAAACCAAATCaggaaaaaacacttttaaatgtttCTCGTGCAACAAATTATCTTTGTTAATTTCCATTCTCTGTCTATCATCACGCAATGCAGGCTGTTTAAAGACAAACCTGTGAAATACTGATGGTGGAAGCGTCGACTGTTGAGGGTTCTTGAAGATCAAAGTCACTCAGTCGTACTGCCGCAATCTGCTGCGATCACATGAAACTTAAACATCTTAGATTTCCATAAACTCAAAAATCTTAAAGATATGGGTAACAAGgtgaaattaaaatgttctttaaggtctgtattttgtcatttcataatcttttatttttttaattaattagtctaTGTTACTGACTAAAATAGtatgtaatttacagtaaaatacagtaaaataataatattgtaaaatattattacaatttaaaataactattttatatttgcatattttttgctgcttgatatttgtGACAgtatgacagtaaagacagttttattttactAAGACAGCATGtaatttattcaacaaatacattatttatttgatgcaaacttatagatattttacaaattaacattttaaaaatcaatttatttaaatgtgtagaaTTCACaaagaatgtttaaaatgatttaaatgcataACAAGATTTATCGGTACAAAATGAATGATggttgaattacttttttttacatttccgtttatacatttagcagacgttttatCCAAATTTACTTTTTTCCTCTTCTATATCATTGTTTATATCTTGTCATGATTTTTTTCTCGTCATACATACCAGTTTTTTAATTCAAGTAACTGAATAATCATCACTCCGTTCATCATTCTTACCGTAATAATCATTGACAATATCAATTTTGATCACTAATGTCATTAACCTTGAGGCGTGTAGTAGTGTCTCACCTCGGGGTGTTTGCGGCGCATGTGGCGGTTCATGGAGGCGCGTGTGGAGACTTTGGTGCCACACAGGTGGCAGCTCTGAGCCTCCACCTTCTCATGGGTCAGCTGCATGTGTTTCTGCAGCATATACTGCGTCACATACTTCTTGTCACAGACGGCGCAAGAAAACGTCTTTCCAACTACAAAAGAGAAACAGATGAGAGTAAACATCTGACTGTTTTTCTGCAACTATACCAAACACTATAATATTTCAGTGAACAGTACCTGTATGAATAAGCTTGTGCGTCTCCATTGTGTTCCTCTCACTAAACGTCTTCCCGCACAGTTCACACATGAAGTCCTTTGTGCCTGAAGGAATACGTGATTATATTTTGAATCTTGTTTTGCAGTACATATCATATGCAACATTACAGTACATGTCTAGAATGTTGCTCACCCGTGTGTCTTTTGTAATGCTTCAGCATGTTAACTTTCTGGGCAAATTTGCGGTTACACTCTTTGCATTCGTATTCTTTAATTCCCTTGTGCAGCTTCATATGATGCCGTAGAGCATGTTTTGTCTTCATGCCTGGAAAACACAGACAAATGTATGGACTCATCCCATACATGCACTGCCTCTGGAATCACTTTAAGGTTAAACCACAGCGTCTCGCATTATCATGCAAGATGTATTATGGGATAGAGAGGGATAAGTGTTCATA is part of the Carassius auratus strain Wakin chromosome 10, ASM336829v1, whole genome shotgun sequence genome and harbors:
- the LOC113109936 gene encoding transducin beta-like protein 2 isoform X2: MEFAAIFALSLLIGALVLLVVVAVSRQKGELSEQNEQKKDTSAPENAAKASSKKQKHQHAPRKEKPQQHTFSHKLLASSLKNHSGNVTCLDFSSNGKYLASCSDDRTIRIWSTKDFLERDHKCLRANVEFDHATLVRFSPDSRAFITWLDNGETIRIYKMIKKDDGTFNFKAAPEDFPQKHKGIVINIGIAETGKFIMSASVDTTIVIWDLKGEALATINTNQMTNSHVAVSPCGRFVASCGFTPDVKVWEVCFAKSGEFKEVARAFDLKGHSAGVYSFDFSNDSRRMVTVSKDGTWKLWDTDVEYKKKQDPYLLRTVPCQVSEGSRIALSPDGRVVAISNGFDIAMYSASTGELEEEFHGVHSEEITDLKFDINNRFLVSSGDRAIRVFHNAVGYRAAIQDMQTMLKKASNDGVRQRLQQQITDAQNALDTVLNATKN
- the LOC113109936 gene encoding transducin beta-like protein 2 isoform X1, whose protein sequence is MIKKDDGTFNFKAAPEDFPQKHKGIVINIGIAETGKFIMSASVDTTIVIWDLKGEALATINTNQMTNSHVAVSPCGRFVASCGFTPDVKVWEVCFAKSGEFKEVARAFDLKGHSAGVYSFDFSNDSRRMVTVSKDGTWKLWDTDVEYKKKQDPYLLRTVPCQVSEGSRIALSPDGRVVAISNGFDIAMYSASTGELEEEFHGVHSEEITDLKFDINNRFLVSSGDRAIRVFHNAVGYRAAIQDMQTMLKKASNDGVRQRLQQQITDAQNALDTVLNATKN